The Dermacentor albipictus isolate Rhodes 1998 colony chromosome 2, USDA_Dalb.pri_finalv2, whole genome shotgun sequence genome has a segment encoding these proteins:
- the LOC135908979 gene encoding neprilysin-4-like, with amino-acid sequence MYQHHLMIKNTGGYAKYWAAFFYILKGRYDKDATINQTLIETTMVLEGEVFRRLLFAMRPLVVQQLLVPIAKIRLYTPPLDSKQWLRALKQLELQPEMESNDQVVIADKNFFQTMAAVMASYTDTQLLSLIAWSCVQLLAPAVDLQLLKYRYDQGVILYRPYFCERFVETAYRLLVVALTSVSRFSRQERAVISANFDHLVATASALVNATDWLDAENRQLAAVKLASTRLQLWPPEDFLENEALDRMYAAFPNAELPFAEYWIQSSRSAADTYHASANIDALSYMVNYELPYLLYDAASGAVKVAVGAITPPLYYSEGTKAMFYGGLGFSMAVNLIASMDKQGLRWHPNGTFGDSFLSHAASRAFEDRDGCLTTAEEAPVVDSPTYQTRPGSRTSVFPEIPALEVAYAAYRRSISESDDDSPQGISRNLSGDQVFFMTLCYMTCSLPGAVGPNTVDCNKAVRNSEAFAQAFQCPYGSKMNPKKKCTFFTR; translated from the exons ATGTACCAGCATCATCTCATGATCAAAAATACCGGCGGATACGCCAAGTACTGGGCTGCGTTCTTCTACATCCTCAAGGGAAGGTATGACAAGGACGCGACCATAAACCAGACGCTCATAGAGACAACCATGGTGTTGGAAGGGGAAGTCTTTAGAAGACTCCTATTCGCCATGCGTCCACTTGTAGTCCAACAACTACTGGTGCCAATCGCCAAGATTAGACTCTACACTCCGCCTCTGGACTCGAAGCAGTGGCTACGGGCATTAAAGCAATTAGAGCTTCAGCCTGAGATGGAATCCAACGACCAGGTTGTCATAGCCGACAAAAACTTCTTCCAGACCATGGCGGCCGTGATGGCCTCGTACACTGACACCCAGCTGCTGTCCCTGATTGCGTGGTCTTGCGTGCAGCTCCTGGCACCGGCAGTGGATTTGCAGCTGCTGAAGTACCGGTACGACCAAGGCGTCATACTTTACCGGCCATACTTCTGCGAACGTTTTGTCGAGACCGCCTACCGACTCCTCGTGGTTGCTCTCACCTCTGTGTCGCGCTTCTCAAGACAGGAACGCGCCGTCATCTCAgcaaacttcgaccacctggttgCAACTGCCAGCGCTTTGGTCAACGCCACAGACTGGCTGGATGCCGAGAACCGACAACTTGCCGCTGTGAAGCTGGCTTCGACACGCCTGCAGCTGTGGCCCCCAGAGGATTTCCTGGAGAACGAGGCACTCGACCGCATGTACGCGGCTTTTCCGAACGCCGAATTGCCGTTTGCAGAATATTGGATCCAATCGAGTCGGTCTGCCGCTGATACGTACCATGCGAGTGCCAATATCGACGCCTTAAGCTACATGGTCAACTACGAACTGCCGTACCTCTTATACGATGCTGCAAGTGGCGCAGTGAAAGTAGCTGTGGGTGCCATTACTCCGCCCCTGTACTACTCTGAAGGGACCAAAGCTATGTTCTACGGAGGACTCGGATTCTCAATGGCGGTGAATCTCATCGCATCCATGGACAAACAGGGACTGCGGTGGCATCCAAACGGCACTTTCGGCGACTCCTTTTTATCCCA cgccgcttctcgagcctTCGAAGACCGGGACGGCTGCCTGACGACTGCAGAGGAGGCTCCCGTGGTCGACTCCCCCACCTATCAGACCCGACCAGGCTCCAGGACCAGCGTCTTTCCCGAGATTCCCGCACTCGAAGTGGCCTACGCAGCATACAGGCGTTCCATCAGCGAAAGCGACGACGACAGTCCGCAGGGTATTTCCCGGAATCTCTCGGGCGATCAGGTGTTCTTCATGACTTTGTGCTACATGACGTGCAGCCTTCCCGGAGCCGTGGGTCCAAACACGGTGGACTGCAACAAGGCTGTGAGGAATTCGGAGGCATTCGCGCAGGCTTTTCAATGCCCGTACGGATCAAAAATGAATCCCAAGAAGAAGTGCACATTCTTCACCCGATAA